Proteins encoded within one genomic window of Choristoneura fumiferana chromosome 28, NRCan_CFum_1, whole genome shotgun sequence:
- the LOC141443759 gene encoding 43 kDa receptor-associated protein of the synapse homolog, with product MSWDSIESRDFLGGVPAHQLSATRLLSSPDPSHHLDEPPELHSFAEEYPERNGTLRWGSRFGPAHRPPTAGLLDCFRGCRSRLDQYFARRKIERGVRLYGQNEQQLAVKVWLSALRGVRHRADRFALLGHLYQAYMDFGKYRESLEFANRQLGISEELDSAPMRAEAYLNLARAHQTLGGLDRALSYARHALYNDCGGGSTAGCVHLTVAVVSLELGAFSKAMDGFQKALGVAQAQSDNTLLLQVYVGLSELWRRLRDAERAVACAARACDLGRGPRATDLNTRHHRTALLQMAAALRARGELGDAHDYCNEALRLAAVAGDQGCYARAVRIAGDVYRRKCDIGKALRHYEVAMGAGQALGDRLAQMEAMDGAARCLEALRQQGRICNCRPLEFNTRLLEVATSVGAKMLVRRVRLRLSEIYTALGDNNAAARQKRAASAWLAPACARCREPLAETPEPLASLPCAHIVHQA from the exons ATGTCATGGGATTCCATAGAATCACGGGACTTCCTCGG AGGGGTGCCGGCACACCAGCTGTCGGCCACACGTCTTCTCAGCTCGCCGGACCCCTCGCACCACCTCGATGAACCACCAG AACTCCACTCCTTCGCGGAGGAGTACCCGGAGCGGAATGGCACGCTCCGCTGGGGCTCTCGGTTCGGGCCGGCGCACCGCCCGCCCACCGCTGGGCTGCTCGACTGCTTCAGGGGCTGCCGGTCACGGCTGGACCAGTACTTTGCTAGGcgaaag ATCGAACGTGGTGTCCGTCTGTACGGTCAAAACGAGCAGCAGCTGGCTGTCAAGGTGTGGTTGTCGGCACTGCGGGGCGTCCGACATAGGGCCGATAGGTTCGCTCTACTCGGCCATTTGTACCAGGCGTACATGGACTTTGGGAAGTACAG GGAATCTCTCGAGTTTGCCAACCGGCAGCTCGGTATATCGGAGGAGCTGGACTCGGCGCCAATGCGTGCCGAAGCTTACCTGAACCTGGCCAGGGCGCACCAGACCCTGGGTGGACTGGATAG AGCTCTATCTTACGCTCGTCACGCCCTCTACAATGACTGCGGTGGTGGCTCCACCGCTGGCTGTGTCCATCTCACTGTCGCAGTTGTTAGCTTGGAGCTAGGAGCTTTCTCCAAAGCTATGGATGGCTTTCAGAAAGCTCTAGGAGTCGCTCAAGCGCAGAGCGACAATACTTTGCTTCTACAG GTATACGTAGGCCTCTCAGAACTATGGCGGCGGCTCCGGGACGCTGAACGCGCCGTCGCCTGTGCAGCAAGAGCGTGCGACCTCGGACGTGGTCCACGCGCGACTGACCTCAACACCAGGCATCACCGAACCGCATTATTGCAAATGGCTGCTGCGCTGCGAGCTAGAGGGGAGCTTGGTGACGCCCATGATTATTGTAAT GAGGCGTTAAGGTTGGCAGCAGTGGCTGGCGATCAGGGGTGCTATGCTCGCGCTGTTAGGATTGCCGGCGACGTGTATAGAAGGAAGTGTGACATCGGGAAGGCTCTCAG ACACTACGAAGTAGCAATGGGAGCTGGCCAGGCGTTAGGCGACCGCCTGGCTCAGATGGAAGCAATGGACGGAGCAGCGCGATGCCTGGAAGCTTTGCGTCAGCAAGGACGGATCTGCAACTGCCGGCCGTTGGAGTTCAACACGCGGCTGCTAGAGGTCGCTACTTCTGTCGGTGCTAAA ATGCTGGTACGCCGTGTCCGCCTCCGTCTCTCCGAAATCTACACAGCGTTGGGCGACAACaacgcggcggcgcggcagaaGCGCGCGGCCTCCGCGTGGCTCGCGCCGGCGTGCGCGCGCTGCCGGGAGCCCCTCGCCGAGACGCCCGAGCCGCTCGCCTCGCTGCCGTGCGCGCACATCGTGCACCAAGCGTAA